Proteins encoded in a region of the Phaenicophaeus curvirostris isolate KB17595 chromosome 1, BPBGC_Pcur_1.0, whole genome shotgun sequence genome:
- the C1H3orf85 gene encoding uncharacterized protein C3orf85 homolog isoform X1 produces MSLKMFQSLVSALLFTGVLGAPFLTEESANQFIRLKRQIPYSQNYWDPSSSHNAWGYTVAEQISESWTALRDTAQYYMDLGSFAFHPSIARYNGVSQQSIS; encoded by the exons ATGTccctgaaaatgtttcaaagtttggtgtctgctctgctgtttACAG GGGTCCTTGGAGCACCTTTTCTGACAGAAGAATCAGCAAATCAATTTATCAGACTTAAACGACAGATACCATACTCTCAGAACTACTGGGACCCAAGCAGCAGCCATAATGCATGGGGATACACTGTGGCTGAACAG ATTAGTGAATCATGGACAGCTTTGAGAGACACAGCACAATACTACATGGACTTGGGTTCATTTGCCTTTCATCCTTCGATTGCCAGGTACAATGGGGTTTCTCAACAGAGCATTTCATAG
- the C1H3orf85 gene encoding uncharacterized protein C3orf85 homolog isoform X2, translated as MSLKMFQSLVSALLFTVSILGVLGAPFLTEESANQFIRLKRQIPYSQNYWDPSSSHNAWGYTVAEQISESWTALRDTAQYYMDLGSFAFHPSIASDNIRSYMDMLQQSGTHLQQQTRISY; from the exons ATGTccctgaaaatgtttcaaagtttggtgtctgctctgctgtttACAG TTTCCATTTTAGGGGTCCTTGGAGCACCTTTTCTGACAGAAGAATCAGCAAATCAATTTATCAGACTTAAACGACAGATACCATACTCTCAGAACTACTGGGACCCAAGCAGCAGCCATAATGCATGGGGATACACTGTGGCTGAACAG ATTAGTGAATCATGGACAGCTTTGAGAGACACAGCACAATACTACATGGACTTGGGTTCATTTGCCTTTCATCCTTCGATTGCCAG TGACAACATCAGATCTTACATGGACATGCTACAGCAGTCTGGGACTCACCTCCAGCAACAGACAAGGATCAGCTATTAA